In Salmo salar chromosome ssa15, Ssal_v3.1, whole genome shotgun sequence, one genomic interval encodes:
- the LOC106570878 gene encoding C-X-C motif chemokine 11-1-like: MTNMITSTVLISFLACLLLVNVEGQVGHSKARCLCLNGMVNHVKPVLIEKLEVYTSSHSCRNMEIIVTLKNGEGKRCLNPEAPFAKKTIEKIMKKQKECAVNL, translated from the exons ATGACCAACATGATAACATCAACAGTCCTCATCAGCTTCCTGGCCTGTCTGCTCCTGGTCAATGTTGAAG GCCAGGTGGGTCATTCTAAAGCTCGGTGCCTGTGTCTGAATGGAATGGTGAACCACGTTAAACCTGTTCTCATTGAGAAGCTCGAAGTGTACACCTCCAGCCACTCCTGCCGGAACATGGAGATCAT TGTCACTCTGAAGAACGGAGAAGGGAAAAGGTGTCTGAATCCAGAGGCTCCATTTGCCAAGAAAACCATTGAGAAAATAATGAAAAAACAAAAG GAGTGTGCAGTAAATCTGTGA